CTCACTTATGAGTTTGAAAATGTCGATGCTGACGGCCTTGACGCTGTTATCAAAGACGGTCAGCTTCCACAAGGAACAGACCTGCTTCGCATTTCGCAAAACCGTATCTTTGAGAAAGACTTCCTCTCAAACAAGGCTAAAGTGACCGTTGCCCCTTACAAGGTTGTGACATCTAGTCTTGATTTGGAAGATATTGACCTTTCTAAAAAAAACGTCCTCAAGACTGCGACAGGTGGTTACGATGGTCACGGTCAAAAGGTCATCACGTCAGCCGACGATTTGGAAGAGGCAAATGCCCTTGCTAACTCAGCCGAGTGTGTCTTGGAAGAGTTCGTTAACTTCGACCTTGAAATTTCGGTTATCGTGTCTGGTAATGGTAAAGACGTGACAGTTTTCCCAGTTCAGGAAAATATTCACCGCAACAACATCCTCTCTAAAACCATCGTGCCTGCTCGCATTTCTGACAGTCTAGCTGAGAAAGCGAAAGCTATGGCGGTGAAGATTGCTGAGCAGATTAACCTCTCTGGTACTCTCTGTGTGGAAATGTTTGCGACTGCTGATGACATCATCGTCAACGAAATTGCGCCACGCCCACACAATTCAGGCCACTACTCAATCGAAGCTTGCGACTTTTCACAGTTTGACACGCATATCTTGGGCGTTCTCGGAGCGCCACTCCCAGCAATTCACCTCCATGCACCTGCTGTCATGCTCAACGTCCTCGGCCAACATGTCGAGGCTGCTGAGCGTTATGTCACAGAAAATCCAAGCGCCCACCTCCACATGTATGGTAAACTAGAAGCGAAGCACAACCGCAAAATGGGACATGTGACTTTGTTTAGTAATGAACCAGATAGTGTGGTTGAGTTCGGGAAAGGAATTGATTTTTAGGTGAGAATAGCAATCCTAGGACTCGGAGTTATCGGGACCACTTACGCCTACGCTTTTCAAAAAGCAGGCCATCAAGTGGAACACGTACTTAGAGATAGTAAGAAAAACAATGCTCCCAAGGAGTTGTTGGTTGATCTACTAGATGGTCGCTATCATTCCAAAGGTGAGAACAAACACGACACCTATGAAGTTCATGTGGCAGAAGCTCATTCAGAATATGATTTTATTTTTCTGAGTGTGCGTCATGGTTTTGTCAAAGAAGCCGTGGAAACCTTGCGAAAAAATAATATCAAAGGCACCCTCGTTTTCTTCTGCAATTTCTGGAATACACGAAAAGAGGTTCAAGAGTGGGCAGGAGATTACGACTATATTCTGGCTTTTCCGACAGCGGGCGGTCATATGCATGAGGACCATTTGGATGGTGTCTTGTTCGACCATTTAATGCTAGAAGGTGAGCAAAAAGCAGACATTTCTAACTATGCTGATCTGACAGATTTATTGACTTCTGCAGATTTGAAGTGGGAAGTTCCTCATGATATGGTCGAGTGGATTTGGATTCACATGGCGATTAATGCGGGTGTTACTTCGACAGCTGCTCGTTCAGGAAATTTGGAAAATCCAGAACAGCTGGCTCTGAATTTGATGAATAGTTCTTCGGAATTGTCATTGGCCATCAAGGCCATTCAAGAGGCTTTGAAAGTCGTAGAAGCGCGTGGCGTAAATTTGAAGCTTTATAAGGCAGAACTCTTGCCATACAAAATTCCCGCTTGGATTGCAGGAAAAGCCATGAAAGTCATGTTTGCGAAAAATGAGCTGACCCGAAAAATCATGACCTTACACAATGATAAACAGGATATTTTCTACTGTTGTCAAAGTGTCTATCAGACCGGTCAGGAGTTAGGTGTGGACATGCCCATTCTAGAAGCAAACATGAAGGGAATTTCGATTTAGGAGGTTTTATGATTCAACTCATCGTCAACGCATTTGTTGAAAAAGATAAGACTGGAGCAGTCGTCGAAGTCTTGTATGCTAGTAGCAATCACGAAAAAGTGAGAGCTAAGTATGAAGAGTTGATTGCTCAATATCCTGAAAACTATTTAGCTATCTATGATTTGCCGATGGATACTGATTTGAATACACTGGATCACTATCCATCAGTGTGGATTGGGAAAGAGGAGTTTGAATAGGAGACCTTAATGTCGATATTTAATTTTGGAAAACCCAAAGATGAAGCTTTAGAAAATAAAATTCAGAGATTAAATCAAGAGATTGCTATTCAAAAAGCAAAATTGGCAGATTTAAAAGCTCAAATAAAGATAGCAGACGAGATAGTCTCATTAAATACGGAGTTATCTCAGAAGCGGTCAGAATTATTTGCTATTCAGAACGAGATTTCTTTAGCTAATGACACACTTGGATTACAAGAGTTTGGATTCTTTGAGAGACAGTATAAGTTTTCCGATAGCACAAAATATAAGGAAGCTTTGGATAATTTGCGAAAACAGCAGAAAGATTTAGTTAAATCTGGTCAGGCTGGTAGAATTATAGTACCTATGCTTTTAGATAATAATAAAAGCAAGGGGAAGGCAATGCAGAATCAGCTTATTAAAGCGGCTATTCGTGGTTTTAATGGTGAAGCGGATGCCTTGTTAGTAAAAGTTTCTGTTTCGAATGTTGAAAAGAAAATTCAGGCATTGAAGAAAGCATTCCAACAACTGAATAGAATGTATTCACGTAATCAAATTGAAATAACGATACCCTATCTAAATTTAAAAATTGAAGAATTGCGCCTAGCTGCTGAGTTTGAATTACAGAAGCAAGAAGAAAAAGAATTGCTTCGTGAGCAAAGAGCAAAAGAGCGTGAGGACAAAAAACTTCAGGCTGAAATTAAAGCACGTCGAAAGCAATTGGAAAAAGATAGAACCCACTTTAAAAATATGGTTTCTAAGGTTGAGGAACTTTTGAAAAATGCTACTGGTGAGGAGCTTGAAGAACTTCAGAGACAGTTATCTGAGTATCAAGATAAATTATCCGAACTAGATGAAATCGAAGAAGATATTGATTATCGTGAAGGTCATGCAACTGCAGGCTACGTATATGTTATTTCTAACATTGGTTCCTTTGGTGAAGATGTTTATAAAATTGGAGTTACTCGTCGTTTAGAACCTCTTGAACGCATCAGGGAATTAAGTAGCGCATCAGTACCTTTTCAATTTGATGTCCATGCTTTGATTTTTAGTGAAGAAGCTTTTGCATTAGAGACTGAATTACATAATCAACTTAGTGAGTATAAGGTTAATAAAGTAAATAACCGTAAAGAGTACTTCAAGGTTCCATTTGAAAAAATTAAGGCACTTTTAGATAAACACGAAGAGTTGACTATAGAATTAAATGAGAACGCTGAAGCATTCGAATATAGACAGACTCTACTGAAGGGGTAGCTATAGATGAAGTGGTTATTTTTAGTACTATTTATTGGGTGTGGGGGAAATGCATTAGGTTTATCTTCTGATGATAATGAAGATGAATTAGATGAAAACGCAACATTTTATTCAAATGTAACTTCAGCAGAAAAAACTCAGACTTCTAAGGAAGAAAGACTAAAGTGGGCAGTTGCTACGGCAGTATTTCTAGTTTTATTTTTGATATTTGCATTTTTTAGATAATTTAAAGGAGAAACAACATGATCGAACGTTACTCTCGCCCAGAAATGGCGAACATTTGGAGTGAAGAAAATAAATACCGTGCTTGGCTTGAGGTGGAAATCTTGGCTGACGAAGCATGGGCTGAGTTGGGAGAAATCCCTAAGGAAGATGTAGCTTTGATTCGTGAAAAAGCGGACTTTGACATCGACCGTATTTTGGAAATCGAGCAGCAAACGCGTCACGATGTGGTTGCCTTCACACGTGCGGTTTCTGAAACGCTTGGCGAAGAGCGCAAGTGGGTTCACTATGGTTTGACATCTACTGACGTGGTAGATACGGCCTATGGTTACCTCTACAAGCAAGCCAATGAAATTATCCGTCGTGACCTTGAAAACTTCACTAAAATCGTGGCAGATAAGGCGAAAGAACACAAATTCACCATCATGATGGGTCGTACCCACGGTGTGCACGCTGAGCCTACAACATTTGGTCTTAAATTGGCCACTTGGTATAGCGAAATGAAACGTAACATCGAGCGTTTCGAGCATGCTGCTGCTGGTGTGGAAGCTGGTAAGATTTCTGGTGCGGTTGGGAACTTTGCCAACATCCCACCATTCGTTGAAAAATACGTCTGCGACAAGCTTGGTATCCGTGCTCAAGAAATCTCTACACAGGTACTTCCTCGTGACCTTCACGCTGAGTACTTTGCAGTTCTTGCTAGCATCGCAACTTCTATCGAGCGTATGGCGACTGAGATCCGTGGTCTTCAAAAATCAGAACAACGTGAAGTGGAAGAGTTCTTTGCCAAAGGACAAAAAGGGTCTTCAGCAATGCCTCACAAACGTAACCCAATCGGTTCTGAAAACATGACAGGTCTTGCGCGTGTTATCCGTGGTCACATGGTCACAGCCTATGAAAATGTTGCTCTTTGGCACGAACGTGACATCTCTCACTCATCAGCTGAGCGCATCATCACACCAGACACGACTATCTTGATTGACTACATGCTTAACCGTTTTGGAAATATCGTCAAGAACTTGACGGTCTTCCCAGAAAACATGATCCGCAACATGAACTCTACATTTGGTTTGATCTTCAGCCAACGTGCGATGCTTACTTTGATTGAAAAAGGCATGACGCGTGAGCAAGCTTACGACCTTGTTCAACCAAAGACTGCTCAATCATGGGATAACCAAGTAGACTTCAAACCACTTCTTGAAGCAGATCCAGAGGTAACTTCTCGCCTCACCCAAGAAGAAATCGACGAAATTTTCAACCCTGTTTACTACACTAAACGTGTTGATGAAATCTTTGAACGCATTGGTTTGGGTGACTAATTGAAGCAAGATAGCAGAAAGCAGGTTTGACCTGCTTTTTTTGATGGTGACATTTATGTCACTATTTTTGTTCTCTTTTCAGCCTTATAATAGAGTCATCGCTAGAAAACTATCAGAAAGGAGAAGTTAGCCATCTTAAAAGGACGACTTAGCTATTTACCGGAACTTAGTCTCTTAATAGTAAGTGTTGCTTATAATATCATCCGGATTATGAATGATATTGGTAGTCTTAAAGCACCGTCTTGGTTTTTAGATATGGATATTCCTAATGGGTGCTTACTATTACTTATTTTACTTATCGTTTTAAAAAGTGATGCAAGATAACGATTTCTTAAGTTACCTTTAAGCTTATTAAGATATATTATAACCATCCTAATAAAGCAACTAGCTTTTGTGAGCTAGAGGTAAACATAATTTTTTCATAACAAATCTCCCCGAAGAAAGTCTAGAAATCTAGGCTTTTTTCTTCTTTTTTGAGGTTTTATTAGGATATTTTAAGAAAATACTTGAAAACCCTTCCAAAACAAGGTAATATAGTTATATAAAGATTCTATTGGACAAGTGGTCACCTTGGAGGATTAGGAAGAAGAGGTTGGGAAGCCTGTACAATCGTATCTTTTCAGTGGTCTCTGGGCTGCTGTGAAAATCCCTTTGGGGATTTTTTTCTGCGATTTAAGGTTTCTTTAAGGTAGGGAGGTTATACTTTAAGTCTCCTAAATAACTTTTACTGAACCTTGTTCAGTAAGTCTCGTTGGCTTACACTTTTTGTAGAACAACGAACTTTTCTTTTTCATAATCTCCAAAAGAGCTCAACACCATGTGTTGGGTTCTTTTTTTGGTCACTAAAAAAACGCCCTTAGGCGTTTTAAATATGGCTTACATCTCGTCTGGAGCTTCAACACCGAGAAGGCGAAGTGCTTCTTTGAGGGCTGTTGCTGTTGCGTAGCAAAGAGCCAAACGGCTGTCACGTTCTGGGCTTTCGTCCAAGATACGTGTATGGGCATAGTATTTGTTAAAGGCTTGAGCCAAGCTGATAGCAAATTTAGCAACGATAGATGGTTCAAAGTTGTCTGATGCACGGTTGATGATACGTGGGAAGTCTTGGATGAGTTTGATGATTTCCCAGCTTTCAACGTCGTTTAGGCTGTATGTGGCATCTGCAGATGGCGTGAAGTTAGCCTTGCGCAAGATAGATTGGATACGAGCGTGAGCATACTGTACGTAAGGTCCAGTTTCCCCCTCGAAGGATACCATGGCATCAAGGTCGAAGTCATAACCATTCATGCGGTCTGTTTTAAGGTCGTAGAACTTGATAGCTCCGACACCAACAGCGTGGGCAACAGCTTCCTTGTTAGGCAAGTTTGGATTCTTAGCTTCGATTTGAGCTTGAGCACGGTTAACAGCTTCAGCGATAGTTGGCTCAAGTAAGATAACGTTACCCTTACGAGTTGACAATTTCTTACCGTTCTTAGTTACTAGACCAAAGGCAACGTGAGTCATTTCGTCAGACCAGTCGTAACCCATTTCTTTAAGAACAGCTTTCAACTGTTTGAAATGGGCAGATTGTTCATTACCAACCACATAGATGGCTTTGGCAAAGTCGTAAGTACGTTTACGGTAGAGGGCAGCAGCCAAGTCACGTGTGATGTAGAGTGTCGCACCATCTGATTTTTTGATGAGGGCTGGGTGTTCGATACCGTATTTTTCAAGGTTAACCACTTGGGCACCTTGAGATTCTTGGAGAAGTCCTTTTTCAGTCAAGATGTCAACGACTTCATCCATCTTATCATTGTAGAAGGCTTCACCGTTGTAGCTATCAAAAGAAACACCAAGTTCATCATAGAGACGGTTGAATTCTACTAAGCTTTCGTCACGGAACCATTGCCAGAGGGCAGTTGCTTCCTCGTCACCAGCCTCCAATTTACGGAACCATTCACGAGCTTCTTCGTCTACAGAAGGGTCTTCTTCAGCTTCAGCATTGATACGCACATAAAGTTGAAGGAGTTCATTGATAGGGTTGGCTTTGACAGCTTCTTCGCTACCCCATTTCTTATAGGCAACAATCAGCATACCAAACTGTTTACCCCAGTCACCCAAGTGGTTGATGCGGACTGGTTTGTAGCCTTGTTTAGCTACGATGTTAGCAAGAGCGTCAGCGATAACTGTTGAACGCAAGTGACCGATAGAGAAAGGTTTAGCGATGTTAGGACTAGACATATCAAAGGCAATGTTACGTCCGTGACCGATGTTTTGGTCAGCGTAGTGGCTGCCTTGAGCGATGACTTGTCCAAGAACGTCCGCTGAGATTTTTGATTTATCAAGGAAGAAGTTGATGTAAGGACCAACAGCTTCAACTTTTTCAAAGTTTGAAGCATCAATTTTTTCAGCGATGTCTGCTGCAATCATTTGAGGAGCCTTGCGTAAGACTTTAGCCAATGAGAAGGCAGGGAAGGCAAGGTCCCCCATGTCAGCATTTTTAGGGGTTTC
The DNA window shown above is from Streptococcus salivarius and carries:
- the purK gene encoding 5-(carboxyamino)imidazole ribonucleotide synthase, whose protein sequence is MSSTKTIGIIGGGQLGQMMAISAIYMGHKVITLDPAADCPSSRVSEVIVAPYDDVDALRQLADRCDVLTYEFENVDADGLDAVIKDGQLPQGTDLLRISQNRIFEKDFLSNKAKVTVAPYKVVTSSLDLEDIDLSKKNVLKTATGGYDGHGQKVITSADDLEEANALANSAECVLEEFVNFDLEISVIVSGNGKDVTVFPVQENIHRNNILSKTIVPARISDSLAEKAKAMAVKIAEQINLSGTLCVEMFATADDIIVNEIAPRPHNSGHYSIEACDFSQFDTHILGVLGAPLPAIHLHAPAVMLNVLGQHVEAAERYVTENPSAHLHMYGKLEAKHNRKMGHVTLFSNEPDSVVEFGKGIDF
- a CDS encoding ketopantoate reductase family protein, with amino-acid sequence MRIAILGLGVIGTTYAYAFQKAGHQVEHVLRDSKKNNAPKELLVDLLDGRYHSKGENKHDTYEVHVAEAHSEYDFIFLSVRHGFVKEAVETLRKNNIKGTLVFFCNFWNTRKEVQEWAGDYDYILAFPTAGGHMHEDHLDGVLFDHLMLEGEQKADISNYADLTDLLTSADLKWEVPHDMVEWIWIHMAINAGVTSTAARSGNLENPEQLALNLMNSSSELSLAIKAIQEALKVVEARGVNLKLYKAELLPYKIPAWIAGKAMKVMFAKNELTRKIMTLHNDKQDIFYCCQSVYQTGQELGVDMPILEANMKGISI
- a CDS encoding phosphoribosylaminoimidazole carboxylase; this translates as MIQLIVNAFVEKDKTGAVVEVLYASSNHEKVRAKYEELIAQYPENYLAIYDLPMDTDLNTLDHYPSVWIGKEEFE
- a CDS encoding DUF4041 domain-containing protein, whose translation is MSIFNFGKPKDEALENKIQRLNQEIAIQKAKLADLKAQIKIADEIVSLNTELSQKRSELFAIQNEISLANDTLGLQEFGFFERQYKFSDSTKYKEALDNLRKQQKDLVKSGQAGRIIVPMLLDNNKSKGKAMQNQLIKAAIRGFNGEADALLVKVSVSNVEKKIQALKKAFQQLNRMYSRNQIEITIPYLNLKIEELRLAAEFELQKQEEKELLREQRAKEREDKKLQAEIKARRKQLEKDRTHFKNMVSKVEELLKNATGEELEELQRQLSEYQDKLSELDEIEEDIDYREGHATAGYVYVISNIGSFGEDVYKIGVTRRLEPLERIRELSSASVPFQFDVHALIFSEEAFALETELHNQLSEYKVNKVNNRKEYFKVPFEKIKALLDKHEELTIELNENAEAFEYRQTLLKG
- the purB gene encoding adenylosuccinate lyase, coding for MIERYSRPEMANIWSEENKYRAWLEVEILADEAWAELGEIPKEDVALIREKADFDIDRILEIEQQTRHDVVAFTRAVSETLGEERKWVHYGLTSTDVVDTAYGYLYKQANEIIRRDLENFTKIVADKAKEHKFTIMMGRTHGVHAEPTTFGLKLATWYSEMKRNIERFEHAAAGVEAGKISGAVGNFANIPPFVEKYVCDKLGIRAQEISTQVLPRDLHAEYFAVLASIATSIERMATEIRGLQKSEQREVEEFFAKGQKGSSAMPHKRNPIGSENMTGLARVIRGHMVTAYENVALWHERDISHSSAERIITPDTTILIDYMLNRFGNIVKNLTVFPENMIRNMNSTFGLIFSQRAMLTLIEKGMTREQAYDLVQPKTAQSWDNQVDFKPLLEADPEVTSRLTQEEIDEIFNPVYYTKRVDEIFERIGLGD
- the argS gene encoding arginine--tRNA ligase → MNTKELIAAEIAKVVPELEQENIQSLLETPKNADMGDLAFPAFSLAKVLRKAPQMIAADIAEKIDASNFEKVEAVGPYINFFLDKSKISADVLGQVIAQGSHYADQNIGHGRNIAFDMSSPNIAKPFSIGHLRSTVIADALANIVAKQGYKPVRINHLGDWGKQFGMLIVAYKKWGSEEAVKANPINELLQLYVRINAEAEEDPSVDEEAREWFRKLEAGDEEATALWQWFRDESLVEFNRLYDELGVSFDSYNGEAFYNDKMDEVVDILTEKGLLQESQGAQVVNLEKYGIEHPALIKKSDGATLYITRDLAAALYRKRTYDFAKAIYVVGNEQSAHFKQLKAVLKEMGYDWSDEMTHVAFGLVTKNGKKLSTRKGNVILLEPTIAEAVNRAQAQIEAKNPNLPNKEAVAHAVGVGAIKFYDLKTDRMNGYDFDLDAMVSFEGETGPYVQYAHARIQSILRKANFTPSADATYSLNDVESWEIIKLIQDFPRIINRASDNFEPSIVAKFAISLAQAFNKYYAHTRILDESPERDSRLALCYATATALKEALRLLGVEAPDEM